In Alkalinema sp. FACHB-956, the following proteins share a genomic window:
- a CDS encoding Ycf66 family protein — MLTYLLALAVGLSSLGLYGASFVVPAIARKNDMIWSGVGLFYALVLWVCAGRITGGVLLGQIASVALIGWLGWQAMQARWEDVPEDQRASAEKVSQIRDRIQGLVDPESLNKLKDQAQGAFSKVQEKVQEVASKVDSDKTDTSSEASTEASTTVVEKPLTREDFAKPPIVQDASNGPSNREGKASSFGSMLDKAKSFAGGLSTPKNKETYVRKDFQEKEPPVTDVDDDFDFGEVSEKASEVSEAIADSLKDTGATLQAKASDTAEAVQEVVTEKVEQGATTVEAIVETVVEQVDTAVEGIADVVEETSEAVQDSEAVQDKVQDKLEDVAEAAQDVVAEVVEEQPNLKRPKPRSQDEA, encoded by the coding sequence ATGCTGACATATCTTTTAGCATTGGCAGTGGGTCTTAGCAGTCTTGGGCTATACGGTGCATCTTTTGTTGTACCCGCGATCGCCCGCAAAAATGACATGATTTGGAGCGGGGTAGGGCTGTTCTACGCCCTGGTGCTCTGGGTCTGTGCGGGGCGAATTACAGGGGGCGTCTTGCTGGGCCAAATCGCCAGCGTCGCGCTGATCGGTTGGTTGGGCTGGCAGGCCATGCAGGCTCGCTGGGAGGATGTACCGGAAGATCAACGGGCTAGTGCTGAAAAAGTGTCACAAATTCGCGATCGTATTCAGGGCTTAGTGGATCCTGAGAGCTTAAATAAACTGAAGGATCAAGCTCAAGGGGCTTTCAGTAAAGTCCAAGAAAAGGTTCAGGAAGTTGCCAGCAAGGTGGACAGCGATAAAACGGATACCTCCAGCGAGGCTTCTACTGAGGCTTCTACTACGGTTGTAGAAAAACCTCTAACCCGAGAAGATTTTGCTAAGCCGCCGATCGTTCAAGACGCTTCCAATGGGCCGTCCAATCGCGAGGGAAAAGCTAGTTCATTTGGATCCATGCTGGACAAGGCAAAATCCTTTGCGGGAGGACTCAGCACACCGAAGAACAAGGAAACCTACGTGCGGAAGGATTTCCAGGAGAAGGAGCCTCCAGTAACCGATGTGGATGATGACTTCGATTTTGGTGAGGTGTCGGAGAAAGCGAGTGAAGTCAGCGAAGCCATCGCGGACAGCCTCAAAGACACTGGGGCAACCCTGCAAGCAAAAGCCAGCGACACTGCCGAAGCCGTCCAAGAGGTCGTGACGGAAAAAGTGGAGCAGGGGGCAACCACCGTTGAGGCGATCGTGGAAACTGTGGTGGAGCAAGTAGATACCGCAGTTGAGGGGATAGCGGACGTTGTGGAAGAAACGAGCGAGGCCGTACAAGACAGCGAGGCCGTACAAGACAAAGTACAGGACAAACTGGAGGATGTTGCGGAAGCGGCTCAAGACGTCGTGGCTGAGGTGGTGGAAGAACAACCTAACCTGAAACGTCCTAAACCTCGATCCCAGGATGAAGCGTAA
- the gndA gene encoding NADP-dependent phosphogluconate dehydrogenase, which translates to MTQSFGVIGLAVMGENLALNVERNGFPIAVYNRSREKTDEFMATRAVGKNVKAGYTLEEFVGLLERPRKILIMVKAGAPVDAVIEQLKPLLDEGDILIDGGNSLFTDTERRAKDLESAKFTFIGMGVSGGEEGALNGPSLMPGGTKSAYQYLEPILTKIAAQVDDGPCVTYIGPGGAGHYVKMVHNGIEYGDMQLIAEAYDLLKNVAGLNGEQLHEVFSAWNATDELNSYLIEITADIFRKSDNGSGKPLVEVILDAAGQKGTGRWTVNNALELGVAIPTITAAVNARILSSIKQERVSAAQILSGPIASFTGDQAAFVDKVRDALYCSKMCSYAQGMALLSAASTAYNFNLNLSECARIWKGGCIIRAGFLDKIRAAFSEDPNLANLLLAPEFKQSILDRQSAWRDVIIEAAKSGIAVPAFSASLDYFDSYRRDRLPQNLTQAQRDYFGAHTYERIDKAGVFHTEWQS; encoded by the coding sequence ATGACTCAGAGCTTTGGAGTAATTGGACTCGCTGTGATGGGCGAAAACTTGGCGCTGAATGTTGAGCGCAACGGATTTCCGATCGCAGTCTACAACCGCAGTCGGGAAAAAACCGACGAATTCATGGCCACAAGGGCCGTGGGCAAGAATGTGAAAGCGGGATACACCCTGGAAGAATTTGTGGGTTTGCTGGAGCGCCCCCGCAAGATCTTGATTATGGTGAAGGCGGGTGCACCCGTGGATGCAGTGATTGAACAACTCAAGCCGCTGCTGGATGAAGGCGATATTTTAATTGACGGAGGAAATTCGCTGTTTACGGACACCGAGCGGCGAGCCAAGGACTTGGAATCGGCCAAGTTCACCTTTATTGGCATGGGCGTCAGCGGCGGCGAAGAAGGGGCACTGAATGGGCCGAGCTTGATGCCGGGGGGAACGAAGAGTGCCTACCAATACCTAGAACCGATTCTGACCAAAATTGCGGCCCAGGTAGACGATGGCCCCTGCGTCACCTACATTGGCCCCGGCGGTGCGGGCCACTACGTCAAGATGGTGCACAACGGCATCGAGTACGGCGATATGCAGTTGATCGCTGAAGCCTACGACCTGCTGAAAAACGTGGCCGGCTTAAACGGGGAGCAGCTACACGAGGTCTTTTCTGCCTGGAATGCCACCGATGAATTAAATTCCTATCTCATCGAGATCACCGCTGATATTTTCCGCAAGTCGGACAACGGATCCGGCAAGCCGCTCGTGGAAGTGATCCTGGATGCCGCAGGGCAAAAGGGCACCGGACGCTGGACGGTGAATAATGCCCTGGAACTAGGGGTGGCGATCCCGACGATTACCGCAGCGGTGAATGCGCGGATCCTCTCTTCCATCAAGCAGGAACGGGTCAGCGCAGCGCAAATTCTCTCGGGCCCGATCGCGAGCTTTACCGGAGATCAAGCGGCCTTTGTGGATAAGGTCCGGGACGCGCTTTACTGCTCCAAGATGTGTTCCTACGCCCAGGGCATGGCGTTGCTCAGCGCGGCGTCCACGGCCTACAACTTCAATTTGAATCTGAGCGAATGTGCACGAATTTGGAAAGGAGGATGCATCATTCGGGCGGGATTCCTAGACAAGATCCGGGCGGCCTTTAGTGAGGATCCCAATCTGGCCAACCTGTTGCTGGCTCCGGAGTTCAAGCAAAGCATCCTCGATCGCCAGTCCGCTTGGCGGGATGTGATTATCGAAGCGGCCAAGTCTGGGATCGCAGTTCCGGCCTTCAGTGCATCGTTGGATTACTTCGACAGCTACCGCCGCGATCGCCTACCGCAAAACCTGACCCAAGCCCAGCGCGATTACTTCGGGGCGCACACCTACGAACGGATCGACAAAGCAGGGGTCTTCCACACGGAATGGCAGTCATAA
- a CDS encoding peroxiredoxin-like family protein: MSDLYSQFQVLQLQRVSDGAIVPVLDVSALASTPSRVLVLVWPQLGDFDSVEYASWLKRERELLEARKIVVRAIAIGDREGGQRFCNYTNFPSENLFLDPIASIHQDLGLYPGLTLKLPGVSPAGNAWVNFLLMCAGIGSPGTLREVFRGYLGDRSAPQLIADDEVIHAKPLPPIQGRFFQRAGGSGFQRPFELATVRLKNMVEVLGHWQTYVPDVQWITQRGGTFLFDSEGTLIYEHRDRGILGFAKNMSQPLSFLESLELS; encoded by the coding sequence ATGAGTGATCTCTATTCCCAGTTCCAGGTGTTGCAACTCCAGCGGGTGAGTGATGGCGCAATCGTACCTGTATTAGATGTGTCTGCATTAGCATCCACTCCTTCACGAGTGTTGGTACTAGTGTGGCCGCAATTGGGAGACTTTGATAGTGTGGAATATGCCAGTTGGCTAAAGCGGGAACGGGAACTTTTGGAGGCTCGAAAGATTGTCGTTCGCGCGATCGCGATTGGCGATCGTGAAGGAGGCCAGCGCTTTTGCAATTACACCAATTTTCCATCTGAAAATTTGTTTCTCGATCCCATCGCCTCCATTCATCAAGACTTGGGACTTTATCCGGGGCTAACATTGAAACTTCCAGGGGTGTCTCCGGCGGGGAATGCTTGGGTCAATTTCTTACTCATGTGTGCAGGCATTGGCAGTCCAGGGACGTTGCGGGAGGTGTTTCGTGGGTATTTAGGCGATCGATCGGCTCCCCAGTTGATTGCGGATGATGAGGTGATTCATGCTAAACCGTTGCCGCCAATTCAGGGACGCTTTTTCCAAAGGGCGGGGGGCAGTGGGTTTCAGCGGCCCTTTGAACTGGCGACGGTGCGGCTAAAAAATATGGTGGAAGTGCTGGGTCATTGGCAGACCTATGTGCCCGATGTGCAATGGATTACCCAACGGGGAGGCACTTTTTTATTTGACAGCGAGGGGACGTTGATTTATGAACACCGCGATCGGGGTATTCTCGGCTTTGCAAAGAATATGAGCCAGCCATTGTCGTTCTTAGAGTCTTTAGAGCTTTCCTGA
- a CDS encoding 2-hydroxy-3-oxopropionate reductase gives MERIGFIGLGIMGKPMTRNLLKAGYTVTVYNRSPEPIAELVTEGAIAATSPQHLAEQVDVVITCVPDSPDVEAIVLGDRGVIHGVRSGMLYIDMSTIAAATSRKLYTALQAKGVSALDAPVSGGDIGAQQGTLSIMVGGEQTAFDRALPILQVLGKNIVRIGDAGAGQVTKACNQIVVALTVQAVAEAFTLAQKSGVDPAKVREALLGGFAQSRVLEVHGQKMLDRNFNPGFKLDLFRKDMNLVLQTAREEQLALLGSAQVTELMNALQAQGKGNLDFLSVLTLYEMLSGMQDPESID, from the coding sequence ATGGAACGGATTGGCTTTATTGGCTTAGGCATTATGGGTAAACCGATGACGCGCAACTTGCTGAAGGCAGGTTACACAGTCACGGTGTACAATCGCAGCCCAGAGCCGATCGCGGAATTGGTCACCGAAGGCGCGATCGCTGCAACATCGCCCCAACACCTAGCAGAACAGGTGGATGTCGTCATTACCTGCGTCCCCGATTCGCCGGATGTGGAAGCGATCGTCCTGGGAGATCGGGGTGTCATTCACGGTGTGCGATCGGGCATGCTCTACATCGACATGTCCACGATCGCGGCAGCCACCTCCCGCAAGCTCTACACGGCCTTACAAGCGAAGGGAGTCAGCGCATTGGATGCACCGGTTTCCGGCGGAGATATTGGCGCACAGCAGGGCACCTTATCGATCATGGTCGGGGGGGAGCAAACTGCCTTCGATCGGGCTTTACCGATTCTGCAAGTTCTGGGTAAAAACATCGTGCGGATTGGCGATGCGGGCGCGGGACAAGTCACCAAGGCTTGTAACCAAATCGTCGTAGCCCTTACCGTTCAGGCTGTGGCCGAAGCATTCACCCTCGCGCAAAAATCCGGCGTTGACCCCGCCAAAGTCCGGGAAGCCCTGCTGGGTGGGTTTGCCCAAAGTCGAGTCCTGGAAGTCCACGGCCAAAAAATGCTCGATCGGAATTTCAACCCTGGCTTTAAGTTAGATTTGTTTCGTAAGGACATGAATTTAGTTCTGCAAACTGCACGGGAAGAACAGCTAGCCCTCTTAGGAAGCGCACAAGTCACAGAATTGATGAACGCATTACAAGCCCAAGGTAAAGGAAACTTGGACTTTCTATCAGTTTTAACGCTCTATGAAATGCTGAGTGGAATGCAAGATCCTGAATCGATCGATTAG
- a CDS encoding Uma2 family endonuclease has product MVAARENDRYFTPEEYFAWEAQQLERHELIDGRVYAMAGGTQNHSAIKLNIVTLVKSHLRGSQCNVFNSDLKVNILNTPNYTYPDLSVTCDDRDRENAFYITYPCLIVEVLSSSTEAYDRGKKFEKYRRNPNLVDYVLVSSEEIAIDIYHKNEAGDWLILSYRSGDLVELKSIGLSLPIEQFYEEIVFDIQHGEAMS; this is encoded by the coding sequence ATGGTCGCAGCAAGAGAGAACGATCGGTACTTTACGCCGGAAGAGTATTTCGCCTGGGAAGCGCAGCAGTTAGAGCGGCACGAGCTCATTGATGGTCGCGTTTATGCGATGGCGGGTGGAACTCAAAATCATAGTGCGATTAAGTTGAATATCGTTACTTTAGTGAAATCCCATTTGCGAGGTAGTCAGTGCAATGTTTTTAATTCAGATTTAAAGGTTAATATTCTCAATACGCCTAACTATACTTATCCTGATCTCAGTGTGACTTGTGACGATCGTGATCGGGAGAATGCCTTTTATATTACTTATCCCTGTTTAATTGTGGAGGTTTTGTCGAGTAGTACTGAAGCGTACGATCGAGGTAAGAAGTTTGAGAAGTATCGCCGCAACCCAAATTTAGTAGATTATGTTTTAGTGAGTTCCGAAGAAATCGCGATCGATATTTACCATAAGAATGAGGCAGGTGATTGGCTGATTTTAAGCTATCGATCGGGTGATCTCGTAGAGCTGAAAAGCATTGGTTTAAGTTTACCGATCGAGCAATTTTATGAGGAAATTGTGTTTGATATTCAGCATGGAGAAGCAATGTCTTAA